One window from the genome of Leucobacter aridicollis encodes:
- a CDS encoding S24 family peptidase: MRSIILTLRTLSSIALVALAVPFLWSTVSGDYYMTVTGVSMQPTYEVGDVLVVQKPTGDELETPGQPVVVSFAAGDTSDQYVHRVETVIDGGAILKGDGNDISDPLPVTAEQVLGTPRFALQGAWATLFRVSELWAVRLIVGAVFLIALFVPSRRRDREALSAGDDSVTHAAQRDSAGHRDTVAPRDSAAQRGGSSGGTRAELSMTGHAR; encoded by the coding sequence ATGCGAAGCATCATCTTGACCCTGCGAACGCTCTCGAGCATCGCGCTCGTGGCCCTTGCGGTTCCGTTTCTCTGGTCGACAGTGAGTGGCGACTACTACATGACTGTCACCGGGGTCTCTATGCAGCCCACCTATGAGGTCGGCGATGTCCTCGTTGTGCAGAAGCCGACTGGTGACGAGCTCGAGACCCCTGGCCAGCCCGTGGTTGTCTCGTTTGCTGCCGGCGATACGTCGGACCAGTACGTGCATCGGGTGGAGACCGTGATCGACGGCGGCGCAATCTTGAAAGGCGACGGCAACGACATCAGCGACCCACTGCCGGTTACGGCGGAGCAGGTGCTCGGCACGCCACGGTTTGCGCTCCAGGGAGCCTGGGCAACGCTGTTTCGCGTGTCCGAGCTGTGGGCGGTGCGGCTGATCGTCGGCGCTGTCTTTCTGATCGCGCTGTTCGTGCCGAGCAGGCGACGCGACCGCGAGGCACTCTCCGCAGGCGACGATTCAGTGACCCATGCCGCGCAGCGAGACAGCGCCGGGCACCGAGACACTGTTGCGCCCCGAGACAGCGCCGCGCAGCGAGGCGGCTCCTCGGGCGGAACACGTGCCGAGCTTTCCATGACGGGCCACGCCCGGTGA
- a CDS encoding YdeI/OmpD-associated family protein, giving the protein MSLTVTLTLEPVGPATAITLTEEQVVLLGAGKRAPVVVDIGGRTARMRIASMGGDYVIGISKANRVALGVEIGDTVTATISVDAVERTVEVPPELASALADRVGARDAFDALSYTQRKEHVAAVNGAKRSDTRERRIAGILHSLASAPES; this is encoded by the coding sequence ATGAGTCTCACTGTCACCCTCACCCTCGAACCTGTCGGCCCGGCAACGGCGATCACACTCACTGAGGAGCAGGTCGTGCTACTCGGCGCGGGCAAGCGCGCCCCAGTCGTCGTCGACATCGGAGGCCGAACCGCCCGCATGCGAATCGCGAGCATGGGTGGCGATTACGTCATCGGTATCTCGAAAGCGAACCGGGTCGCTCTCGGCGTTGAGATCGGCGACACAGTGACAGCGACGATCTCTGTCGACGCTGTCGAGCGCACTGTCGAGGTGCCTCCCGAGTTGGCCTCAGCCCTCGCCGACCGCGTCGGGGCGCGTGACGCGTTCGACGCGCTGTCGTACACGCAACGCAAGGAGCACGTGGCAGCGGTCAACGGCGCCAAGCGATCCGACACCCGGGAACGCAGAATCGCCGGGATCCTTCACTCCCTGGCTTCCGCCCCCGAGAGTTAG
- a CDS encoding MFS transporter — MNPVSETTRTVSERLDALSFTRKHLRVLSGSGLGWALDAMDVGLISFIIAALTQHWGLTKGEGGLIASVGFLGMAIGASLGGLLADRIGRRQVFALTLLVYGLATGASALVGGLALLLIFRFLVGLGLGAELPVASTYVSEFAPARIRGRIIVILEAFWAVGWTASAVIGYFVVPASENGWRWAFAIGAVPAVYALVVRLGLPESPRWLASRGRTAEAESVVAEFEASAPLRATAAHGGAVGAETATASRREELAEPAASVRADAAVVQPARNRLAAIWAPAYRTRTAAIWAVWFCVNFAYYGAFIWIPSILVDAGFGLVRSFGFTLLITLAQLPGYAVAAWLIEKWGRRLTLSVFLVGSAGSAIAFGTAETETAIVAAGMALSFFNLGAWGALYAVTPEIYPTSLRGTGAGWAAGFGRIASIAAPLLVPVILAAGGAGLTFTVFAVFFLVAAAAAWALVEFRGKSLDEA; from the coding sequence ATGAACCCTGTGAGTGAGACAACCCGAACCGTTTCAGAGCGCCTTGATGCGCTGTCATTTACCCGGAAGCACCTTCGCGTGCTCTCGGGCTCGGGGCTCGGCTGGGCGCTCGACGCCATGGACGTCGGGCTGATCTCATTCATCATCGCCGCGCTCACCCAGCACTGGGGGTTGACGAAGGGTGAGGGCGGGCTCATCGCCTCGGTCGGCTTTCTCGGAATGGCTATCGGCGCGAGCCTCGGTGGTCTTCTCGCCGACCGAATCGGGCGCAGGCAGGTCTTTGCGCTCACGCTACTCGTCTACGGCCTCGCGACCGGCGCGAGCGCGCTCGTGGGCGGGCTTGCGCTCCTGCTCATCTTCCGCTTCCTCGTTGGTCTTGGCCTCGGCGCTGAGCTTCCTGTCGCCTCCACGTATGTCTCGGAGTTCGCACCTGCCCGTATCCGCGGCCGCATCATCGTCATCCTCGAGGCGTTCTGGGCTGTCGGTTGGACAGCGTCGGCGGTCATCGGCTACTTCGTGGTACCGGCCTCGGAGAACGGCTGGCGGTGGGCCTTCGCAATCGGTGCGGTGCCGGCGGTCTATGCGCTCGTCGTACGTCTTGGCCTCCCCGAGTCCCCGCGCTGGCTCGCCTCTCGGGGCCGCACTGCCGAAGCCGAGAGTGTCGTCGCCGAGTTTGAAGCCTCAGCGCCTCTCCGCGCCACCGCCGCGCACGGTGGCGCGGTCGGCGCTGAGACTGCAACTGCGTCGCGCCGCGAGGAGCTCGCTGAGCCTGCCGCATCTGTCCGAGCCGATGCAGCGGTAGTTCAGCCTGCGCGCAACAGACTCGCGGCGATCTGGGCGCCCGCGTATCGCACCCGCACGGCCGCGATCTGGGCTGTGTGGTTCTGTGTGAACTTCGCGTACTACGGTGCGTTCATCTGGATTCCGTCGATCCTTGTCGACGCTGGGTTTGGCCTGGTGCGCTCGTTCGGCTTCACGCTGCTCATCACCCTTGCGCAGCTCCCGGGCTACGCCGTGGCAGCTTGGCTCATCGAGAAGTGGGGGCGCCGACTCACCCTGTCGGTGTTCCTCGTCGGCTCAGCGGGGTCTGCGATTGCGTTCGGCACGGCGGAGACCGAGACAGCGATCGTCGCCGCGGGCATGGCGCTCTCGTTCTTCAACCTGGGTGCCTGGGGTGCGCTGTACGCGGTCACCCCCGAGATCTATCCAACGTCGCTCCGCGGCACGGGCGCTGGCTGGGCCGCGGGGTTCGGGCGAATCGCCTCGATCGCGGCGCCACTTCTCGTACCCGTGATACTCGCGGCCGGCGGTGCAGGCCTGACGTTTACAGTCTTCGCTGTGTTCTTCCTTGTCGCGGCGGCCGCAGCGTGGGCGCTCGTTGAATTCAGGGGCAAGTCACTCGACGAAGCCTAA
- a CDS encoding UDP-phosphate alpha-N-acetyl-D-fucosaminephosphotransferase — protein sequence MNISGLAFGAAFTLSVLLPFAVRPLLVKLGIVDVPNHRSSHERPVLRGLGLAVLIAVVAVEACFTWLAFSLEPAGADWRFLLTVTLATLAAGLLGLSEDIRGLSVPIRSAVLLAIAAGSALALLVLARATDRGAVQGIDAATLPVWALAALFVYAVLFISSYINVANFMDGLNGISGLHGLIAGLAFAAAGWLSGQHWLVIAGLVLAAGWAGFLPWNLTKPGAFPGDVGSYMLGGAVAVTSFAALLTGVPVLATIGPMVIYFGDVGTTLVKRVRAGHKWDEPHKEHAYQRLQQLGMPHLAASGINAGFTLAASALGLASFFVEPIWWLVLLALGLALVVAYQLMPRLLANKFPA from the coding sequence GTGAACATCTCGGGTCTCGCTTTCGGCGCCGCATTCACGTTGAGCGTCCTGTTGCCGTTCGCGGTCAGGCCGCTGCTCGTGAAGCTTGGAATCGTCGACGTGCCGAATCACCGGTCGTCGCACGAGCGGCCTGTGCTCCGCGGTCTCGGACTCGCAGTGCTCATCGCGGTTGTGGCCGTTGAAGCCTGCTTCACCTGGCTCGCGTTTTCGCTTGAGCCAGCTGGTGCCGACTGGCGCTTTCTGCTCACAGTCACGCTTGCGACGCTCGCCGCGGGGCTGCTCGGCCTGAGCGAGGATATCCGGGGGCTGAGCGTGCCGATTCGAAGCGCTGTGCTGCTCGCGATTGCAGCTGGCTCAGCGCTCGCGCTGCTCGTGCTCGCCCGAGCGACGGATCGCGGAGCCGTACAGGGGATCGACGCGGCGACCCTCCCCGTGTGGGCGCTCGCAGCTCTCTTCGTCTACGCCGTGCTGTTCATCTCGAGCTACATCAACGTCGCGAACTTCATGGATGGGCTGAACGGGATCAGCGGGCTCCACGGGCTCATCGCTGGCCTCGCGTTTGCTGCCGCTGGATGGCTGAGCGGCCAGCACTGGCTCGTTATCGCTGGGCTCGTACTTGCCGCCGGCTGGGCGGGCTTTCTTCCGTGGAACCTCACAAAGCCGGGAGCGTTTCCTGGTGATGTCGGCAGCTACATGCTCGGCGGCGCAGTCGCTGTGACGAGCTTTGCGGCCCTCCTCACCGGTGTTCCCGTTCTCGCGACGATCGGCCCGATGGTCATCTACTTCGGTGATGTCGGTACGACGCTCGTGAAGCGAGTGCGCGCCGGCCACAAGTGGGACGAGCCGCACAAGGAGCACGCGTACCAACGCCTGCAGCAGCTTGGCATGCCGCACCTAGCGGCTTCCGGCATCAACGCCGGGTTCACCCTCGCGGCTTCGGCTCTCGGACTTGCCTCGTTCTTCGTGGAGCCGATCTGGTGGCTCGTGCTGCTCGCGCTCGGGCTCGCGCTCGTTGTGGCGTACCAGCTCATGCCGCGGCTACTCGCGAACAAGTTTCCCGCATAG
- a CDS encoding polysaccharide biosynthesis protein, with protein sequence MRKTASGRFAHFVETYGGLYLLDVMAWALGIIIALVLRFDFAFTRIHWGWTLAVIGVAAALQLVFGWVFWVYRSRYQIGSFDEVRAVVFNVTAVTAVTWVFAFLVGYGNGIPRSTLVIAAPITFSVMGVARYIIRILKERNLKPAKAERVLLYGSGYLGVQTAKRLLTDAKSEYLPVGFLDDDPAKSNQEVRGVKVLGGIQDLEQAVRATGATAILVCIGDADAGMLRRLDEDADKLGVNVMVLPPLNQLLDNSASISNVRELSIEDIIGRHPVRLSTESIADYLQGKRVLVTGAGGSIGSELCRQLINFAPKELIMLDRDETALQEVQISIAGHGLLDTNDVVLADIRDAEAVREIFQERQPEVVFHAAALKHLPMLEQYPDEAWKTNVVGTLNVLNAARSVNVGTFVNISTDKAANPTSVLGHSKRVAEKLTGWMAEQTGGRYLSVRFGNVIGSRGSMLPTFRNLIEKGGPVTVTHPEATRFFMTIPEASQLVIQAGGIGRPGEVLILDMGEPVRILDVAKRMIAQSGKEIDIVYTGLRHGEKLHEVLTGDGEGNERPFHPKISHAHIGVISPDILDHDGWVARLDLTDEAEGRVQ encoded by the coding sequence GTGCGGAAGACTGCGAGCGGTCGGTTTGCACACTTCGTTGAGACCTACGGTGGCCTGTACCTGCTCGACGTGATGGCGTGGGCGCTTGGCATCATCATCGCGCTCGTGCTTCGCTTTGACTTCGCGTTCACGCGCATTCACTGGGGGTGGACGCTCGCTGTCATCGGTGTTGCGGCCGCGTTGCAGCTTGTGTTCGGCTGGGTCTTCTGGGTGTATCGCAGCCGGTACCAGATCGGCAGCTTCGATGAAGTGCGAGCAGTGGTGTTTAACGTCACTGCGGTCACTGCGGTCACCTGGGTGTTCGCTTTCCTTGTCGGGTACGGCAACGGTATTCCGCGCAGCACGCTCGTCATTGCCGCTCCGATCACCTTCTCGGTGATGGGCGTCGCGCGCTACATCATTCGAATCTTGAAAGAGCGTAACCTGAAGCCGGCGAAGGCTGAGCGGGTGCTGCTGTATGGCTCTGGCTATCTGGGCGTGCAGACCGCGAAACGCCTCCTGACCGATGCGAAGTCGGAGTATCTGCCCGTCGGCTTTCTCGACGATGACCCCGCTAAGAGCAACCAGGAGGTTCGCGGGGTGAAGGTCCTTGGCGGGATCCAGGATCTTGAGCAGGCGGTGCGCGCGACTGGTGCGACGGCGATTCTTGTGTGCATCGGCGACGCCGATGCGGGCATGCTCCGCAGACTCGACGAGGACGCGGACAAGCTCGGCGTGAACGTGATGGTGCTTCCGCCACTCAACCAGCTGCTTGACAATTCTGCGTCTATCTCGAACGTGCGTGAGCTATCGATTGAAGACATTATCGGACGCCATCCGGTTCGACTCAGCACCGAGTCGATCGCGGACTACCTGCAGGGCAAGCGTGTACTCGTGACTGGCGCAGGCGGCTCGATCGGATCGGAGCTGTGCAGGCAGCTCATCAACTTTGCGCCGAAAGAGCTCATCATGCTCGACCGCGACGAGACTGCGCTGCAAGAGGTGCAGATTTCGATCGCTGGGCACGGCCTGCTCGACACGAACGATGTTGTGCTCGCCGACATCCGTGACGCCGAGGCAGTCCGTGAGATCTTCCAGGAGCGCCAGCCCGAGGTCGTGTTCCACGCTGCTGCGCTCAAGCACCTCCCGATGCTTGAACAGTACCCGGATGAGGCGTGGAAGACGAACGTCGTCGGCACGCTCAATGTGCTGAACGCCGCCCGCTCGGTGAACGTCGGCACGTTCGTGAACATTTCTACGGACAAGGCTGCGAACCCGACGAGTGTGCTCGGCCACTCGAAGCGGGTCGCAGAGAAGCTCACGGGATGGATGGCGGAGCAGACCGGCGGCCGCTACCTCTCGGTACGGTTCGGCAATGTCATTGGCAGCCGGGGGTCTATGCTCCCCACGTTCCGCAATCTCATTGAGAAGGGTGGGCCGGTGACGGTAACACACCCCGAGGCGACACGCTTCTTCATGACGATCCCGGAAGCATCCCAGCTCGTGATCCAGGCAGGCGGCATCGGCCGCCCGGGGGAAGTGCTCATTCTCGACATGGGGGAGCCCGTGCGCATTCTGGATGTCGCGAAGCGCATGATCGCGCAGTCGGGTAAGGAGATTGACATCGTCTACACCGGTCTCCGCCACGGCGAGAAGTTGCACGAAGTGCTCACCGGCGACGGCGAGGGCAACGAGCGGCCATTCCACCCGAAGATCTCGCACGCGCACATCGGTGTGATTAGCCCCGACATTCTTGACCACGATGGCTGGGTTGCGCGCCTCGACCTCACCGACGAAGCAGAGGGGCGGGTCCAGTGA
- the tuf gene encoding elongation factor Tu — MAKAKFERTKPHVNIGTIGHVDHGKTTLTAAISKTLADKYPSDTNVQRDFATIDSAPEERQRGITINISHVEYETPKRHYAHVDAPGHADYIKNMITGAAQMDGAILVVAATDGMMAQTKEHILLAKQVGVPYLLVALNKCDQVDDEEILELVEMEVREELSKQGYPGDDVPVVRVSGYQALQGEEKWVNSVLELMEAVDNSVPDPVRDRDKPFLMPVEDVFTITGRGTVVTGRAERGTLKINSEIEIVGLRPTQKTTVTGIEMFHKQLDEAWAGENCGLLLRGTKREEVERGQVIVEPGSITPHTNFEGTAYILKKEEGGRHNPFETNYRPQFYFRTTDVTGVITLPEDKPMVMPGDTTDMTVELIQPIAMEEGLGFAIREGGRTVGAGTVTKVIS, encoded by the coding sequence GTGGCGAAGGCCAAGTTCGAGCGGACCAAGCCGCACGTAAACATCGGAACGATCGGTCACGTTGACCACGGTAAGACCACCCTTACCGCAGCAATCTCGAAGACGCTCGCCGACAAGTACCCGTCGGACACGAACGTCCAGCGTGACTTCGCGACGATTGACTCCGCTCCCGAGGAGCGCCAGCGCGGCATTACCATCAACATCTCGCACGTTGAGTACGAGACCCCGAAGCGTCACTACGCTCACGTTGATGCACCCGGCCACGCTGACTACATCAAGAACATGATCACCGGTGCTGCTCAGATGGACGGCGCGATCCTCGTGGTTGCTGCTACTGACGGCATGATGGCTCAGACCAAGGAGCACATCCTCCTTGCGAAGCAGGTCGGCGTTCCTTACCTCCTCGTTGCGCTCAACAAGTGCGACCAGGTCGACGACGAGGAAATCCTCGAGCTCGTCGAGATGGAGGTCCGTGAGGAGCTCTCGAAGCAGGGTTACCCGGGAGACGACGTCCCCGTCGTCCGCGTTTCGGGCTACCAGGCCCTCCAGGGCGAAGAGAAGTGGGTTAACTCCGTTCTCGAGCTCATGGAAGCTGTCGACAACAGCGTTCCCGACCCCGTACGTGACCGTGACAAGCCGTTCCTCATGCCTGTTGAGGACGTCTTCACGATCACCGGTCGTGGCACCGTTGTTACGGGTCGCGCCGAGCGTGGCACGCTGAAGATCAACTCGGAAATCGAGATCGTTGGCCTGCGTCCCACGCAGAAGACCACCGTGACCGGTATCGAGATGTTCCACAAGCAGCTCGACGAGGCATGGGCAGGCGAGAACTGTGGCCTCCTGCTTCGCGGCACCAAGCGCGAGGAAGTTGAGCGCGGTCAGGTTATCGTCGAGCCCGGCTCGATCACCCCGCACACCAACTTCGAGGGCACTGCCTACATCCTGAAGAAGGAAGAGGGCGGCCGCCACAACCCGTTCGAGACGAACTACCGTCCGCAGTTCTACTTCCGTACGACTGACGTGACCGGTGTTATCACGCTGCCCGAGGACAAGCCGATGGTTATGCCCGGCGACACCACCGACATGACGGTCGAGCTGATCCAGCCGATCGCTATGGAAGAGGGCCTCGGCTTCGCTATCCGTGAGGGTGGCCGCACCGTTGGCGCCGGCACCGTGACCAAGGTTATTTCCTAA
- the fusA gene encoding elongation factor G — protein sequence MAQDVLTDLSKVRNIGIMAHIDAGKTTTTERILFYTGVNHKLGETHDGGATTDWMEQEKERGITITSAAVTCFWNKNQINIIDTPGHVDFTVEVERSLRVLDGAVAVFDGKEGVEPQSETVWRQADKYGVPRICFVNKMDKMGADFYFTVDTIINRLGAKPLVMQLPIGSESDFIGVVDLLSMKAFVWEGDSKGDVTLGANYETQEIPADLVEKAKEYREKLVETVAETDDALLEKFFGGEEISVDEIKAGIRKLVVNNEIYPVYCGSAFKNRGIQPMLDAVVDFLPNPLDVGAIEAHDPRDESIVIERLPKSDQPFSALAFKVAVHPFFGRLTYVRVYSGQVESGAQVVNSTKGKKERIGKIFQMHANKENPVDELTAGNIYAVIGLKDTTTGDTLSDPNNQVVLESMTFPEPVIEVAIEPKTKGDQEKLGTAIQKLAEEDPTFRVSLNAETGQTVIAGMGELHLDILVDRMKREFKVEANVGKPQVAYRETIRKAVPKYDYTHKKQTGGSGQFAKVQISLAPLEVESDKIYEFEDKVTGGRVPREYIPSVDAGIQDAMQYGILAGFPVVGIKAQLLDGQYHDVDSSEMAFKIAGSMAFKEAARMAQPVLLEPMMAVEVRTPEEYMGDVIGDLNSRRGQIQSMEDASGVKVVRALVPLSEMFGYIGDLRSKTSGRAVFSMTFDSYAEVPKAVADEIVQKAKGE from the coding sequence GTGGCACAAGACGTGCTCACCGACCTGAGTAAGGTCCGTAACATCGGCATCATGGCCCACATCGATGCCGGCAAGACCACCACCACCGAGCGCATCCTGTTTTACACGGGTGTGAACCACAAGCTGGGCGAGACCCACGACGGTGGCGCGACGACTGACTGGATGGAGCAGGAGAAGGAGCGCGGCATCACGATCACGTCTGCCGCCGTGACCTGCTTCTGGAACAAGAACCAGATCAACATCATCGACACCCCCGGCCACGTTGACTTCACCGTCGAGGTGGAGCGCTCGCTCCGCGTTCTCGACGGTGCTGTCGCAGTGTTCGACGGCAAGGAGGGCGTTGAGCCCCAGTCGGAGACCGTCTGGCGTCAGGCTGACAAGTACGGCGTTCCGCGCATCTGCTTCGTCAACAAGATGGACAAGATGGGTGCCGACTTCTACTTCACCGTAGATACCATCATCAACCGCCTGGGCGCGAAGCCGCTCGTCATGCAGCTCCCGATCGGTTCGGAGTCTGACTTCATTGGCGTCGTCGACCTGCTCTCGATGAAGGCGTTCGTCTGGGAGGGCGACTCGAAGGGTGACGTTACTCTCGGGGCGAACTACGAGACCCAGGAGATCCCCGCTGACCTCGTCGAGAAGGCGAAGGAGTACCGCGAGAAGCTCGTCGAGACCGTCGCCGAGACCGACGACGCGCTCCTCGAGAAGTTCTTCGGCGGCGAGGAGATCAGCGTTGACGAGATCAAGGCTGGCATCCGCAAGCTCGTCGTCAACAACGAGATCTACCCCGTCTACTGCGGCTCGGCCTTCAAGAACCGTGGCATCCAGCCGATGCTCGACGCGGTTGTTGACTTCCTCCCGAACCCGCTCGACGTCGGCGCTATCGAGGCGCACGACCCGCGTGACGAGTCGATTGTCATCGAGCGCCTCCCGAAGTCGGACCAGCCGTTCTCGGCGCTCGCGTTCAAGGTTGCAGTGCACCCGTTCTTCGGTCGCCTCACCTACGTTCGCGTGTACTCGGGTCAGGTTGAGTCGGGCGCGCAGGTCGTGAACTCGACCAAGGGCAAGAAGGAGCGCATCGGCAAGATCTTCCAGATGCACGCCAACAAGGAGAACCCTGTTGACGAGCTCACCGCGGGCAACATCTACGCTGTTATTGGTCTGAAGGACACCACCACCGGTGACACCCTCTCGGATCCGAACAACCAGGTTGTGCTCGAGTCGATGACCTTCCCCGAACCCGTCATCGAGGTTGCAATCGAGCCGAAGACCAAGGGCGACCAGGAGAAGCTCGGCACCGCGATCCAGAAGCTCGCTGAAGAGGACCCCACGTTCCGCGTGAGCCTCAACGCCGAGACCGGCCAGACCGTTATCGCGGGTATGGGCGAGCTCCACCTCGACATCCTTGTCGATCGCATGAAGCGTGAATTCAAGGTTGAGGCGAACGTTGGTAAGCCGCAGGTCGCGTACCGCGAGACCATCCGCAAGGCTGTTCCCAAGTACGACTACACCCACAAGAAGCAGACCGGTGGTTCCGGTCAGTTCGCAAAGGTGCAGATCTCGCTCGCACCGCTCGAGGTCGAGTCGGACAAGATCTACGAGTTCGAGGACAAGGTGACCGGTGGTCGCGTTCCTCGCGAGTACATCCCGTCGGTCGACGCCGGTATCCAGGATGCAATGCAGTACGGCATCCTCGCTGGCTTCCCCGTCGTGGGCATCAAGGCGCAGCTGCTCGACGGCCAATACCACGATGTTGACTCGTCTGAGATGGCGTTCAAGATCGCCGGCTCGATGGCCTTCAAGGAGGCCGCACGCATGGCTCAGCCCGTGCTGCTCGAGCCCATGATGGCCGTTGAGGTCCGTACTCCTGAGGAGTACATGGGCGACGTGATCGGCGACCTCAACTCCCGCCGTGGCCAGATCCAGTCGATGGAAGACGCTTCGGGCGTCAAGGTCGTCCGGGCGCTGGTTCCGCTTTCAGAAATGTTCGGGTACATTGGCGACCTCCGGTCGAAGACCAGCGGTCGTGCAGTGTTCTCGATGACCTTCGACTCCTATGCTGAGGTGCCGAAGGCCGTGGCCGATGAGATCGTTCAGAAGGCTAAGGGCGAGTAA
- the rpsG gene encoding 30S ribosomal protein S7 encodes MPRKGPAPKRPVVADPVYGAPIVSQLVNKILIDGKKGLAERIVYNALEVVAEKSGQDAVVVLKKALDNVRPTLEVRSRRVGGSTYQVPVEVKPHRANTLALRWLTSYAKARRENSMTDRLTNEILDASNGLGAAVKRREDTHKMAESNRAFAHYRW; translated from the coding sequence ATGCCCCGTAAAGGACCTGCTCCCAAGCGTCCCGTAGTCGCCGATCCGGTTTACGGCGCACCCATCGTCAGCCAGCTCGTCAACAAGATTCTTATTGACGGCAAGAAGGGCCTCGCAGAGCGCATTGTGTACAACGCGCTCGAGGTCGTTGCTGAGAAGAGCGGCCAGGATGCCGTGGTCGTACTCAAGAAGGCGCTCGACAACGTGCGCCCCACCCTTGAGGTACGTTCGCGCCGTGTCGGTGGCTCGACCTACCAGGTGCCCGTTGAGGTCAAGCCGCACCGTGCGAACACGCTCGCACTGCGCTGGCTCACGAGCTACGCAAAGGCCCGTCGCGAGAACTCGATGACGGATCGCCTCACCAACGAGATTCTCGACGCATCCAACGGCCTGGGTGCCGCTGTGAAGCGCCGCGAGGACACGCACAAGATGGCAGAGTCGAACCGCGCGTTCGCTCACTACCGCTGGTAG
- the rpsL gene encoding 30S ribosomal protein S12 has translation MPTIQQLVRKGRTPKVTKTKAPALKANPQQRGVCTRVYTTTPKKPNSAMRKVARVKLSNGTEVTAYIPGEGHNLQEHSMVLVRGGRVKDLPGVRYKIVRGALDTQAVKDRKQARSRYGAKKVK, from the coding sequence GTGCCTACTATTCAGCAGCTGGTTCGCAAGGGGCGGACGCCGAAGGTCACCAAGACCAAGGCTCCCGCACTGAAGGCGAACCCTCAGCAGCGCGGTGTGTGCACCCGTGTGTACACCACCACCCCCAAGAAGCCGAACTCGGCGATGCGTAAGGTCGCTCGTGTGAAGCTTTCGAACGGTACCGAGGTCACGGCCTACATCCCAGGTGAGGGCCACAACCTGCAGGAGCACTCGATGGTGCTCGTGCGCGGTGGTCGTGTGAAGGACCTCCCCGGTGTTCGTTACAAGATCGTGCGCGGCGCACTCGACACGCAGGCGGTCAAGGACCGCAAGCAAGCTCGTAGCCGCTACGGTGCAAAGAAGGTGAAGTAA
- a CDS encoding spermidine/putrescine ABC transporter substrate-binding protein has protein sequence MGAIDERVDSAVDAWLEWVPRWEPAGYRARSRICRRCTGSPVLVASGIPDGTPHQVKHALVSRVQRIIDRVVDEYTAEHLPVLHAELSGADMWRVGGYDPAAGLDPEYDGLDPDPEPTESGQPFLFTLAGLAAEVQPEPPLPRPPLSHEEKEQLRREIHLADLQATNAGNDVCFALMAHRPRIAAAINRFVEPQVQAMLDDLSRQLEPPT, from the coding sequence GTGGGTGCGATTGATGAGCGCGTAGACAGTGCGGTTGACGCGTGGCTCGAGTGGGTTCCGAGATGGGAACCCGCCGGGTATCGGGCGCGCAGCCGGATCTGCCGTCGGTGCACTGGCTCTCCAGTGCTTGTCGCCTCAGGGATCCCAGACGGAACGCCACACCAGGTGAAACACGCCCTCGTGTCTCGAGTTCAGCGGATCATTGACCGCGTCGTTGACGAATACACGGCCGAGCACCTGCCGGTGCTTCACGCCGAGCTGAGCGGTGCCGACATGTGGCGCGTTGGCGGATACGATCCCGCAGCTGGCCTTGACCCAGAATACGACGGTCTCGACCCTGATCCCGAACCAACTGAAAGCGGGCAGCCCTTCCTCTTCACGCTCGCTGGCCTCGCCGCCGAGGTCCAGCCGGAGCCGCCGCTACCGCGGCCCCCGCTGAGCCATGAGGAGAAGGAACAGCTGCGCCGGGAGATTCACCTCGCCGACCTGCAGGCAACCAATGCGGGGAATGATGTGTGCTTTGCGCTCATGGCCCACCGTCCCAGGATCGCGGCAGCGATTAACAGGTTTGTCGAGCCGCAGGTGCAGGCGATGCTTGACGACTTGTCGCGGCAGCTCGAGCCGCCGACGTAG